Sequence from the Pseudomonas frederiksbergensis genome:
GTTGCCTGGCGGATTTTCTGATTCCTGGGGAGGACCACCATGCAGCACCGTACCAGCACCGCCGGGCTCGTCGGTTTTACGCTCACTGCCTTGGCCATGGCCGTGGCCAGCGAGCGCTTGAGCGCTGCCGAGACATCGGCCACCGAGCACGTCGAGGTAGTCGGCCAGGCCGCCAGTATCGACCAAGCCCTCAAGGAGCAACGCAGCGCCGACAGCATCAAGAGTGTGGTGCACGCCGACGGCGTGGCACAGCTGCCGGATGAGAACGTCGCCGAAGCGGTCCAGCGCCTGCCGGGCATCAGCGTCGAACGCGACCAGGGCGAAGGCCGCTTCGTCAGCGTGCGCGGGCTGGGGCCGGACCTCAACAGCGTGACCATCAACGGCACGCTGGTGCCCGCCCCGGAAAGCGAACGCCGCGCGGTCGCCCTCGACGTGTTGCCCTCGGAACTGGTGCAGTCGCTGTCGGTGATCAAGACCCTGACGCCGGACATGGACGCCAACTCACTGGGCGGTACGGTGGACGTCAAGAGCCTCTCGGCTTTTGATCATAAGGGACTGTTCTACACCGGCAGCAGCGAAGCCAGCTATGACAAGAACACTGCCCAGACCAGCCCGAAATTTTCCGGCGCCATCAGTGATCGTTTCAGCCTGGGCGACGGCATCGACAACTTCGGCGTCGCCGCCGCGCTGAGCTGGCAGAAGCGTGACTTCGGTTCGGACAACGTCGAAACCGGCGGCGCCTGGGACTTCGAGCAAGGCTCACGACTCGAAGAATTCGAACAGCGCGACTACGACATCCGTCGCGAGCGTGCTGGCGGCGGGCTGAATTTCGACTACAAGCCTGATGACTTCAGTAGCTATTACCTGCGCACGCTGTACAGCCGCTACAAGGACAGCGAAACCCGCAACGCCGCCAGTATTGCCTTCGACGACCCACAGGCGCCGGGCGAGATCGGCCCTGCCGAGGGTGAGCGCAAGCTCAAGCAGCGCGAAGAGACCCAGCAAATCCAATCCTATGTGCTGGGCGGCGAGCGCTTGTTCGGTCTCTGGACGCTGAGTGGCCAGGCTGGCTACAGCGAGTCCAGCGAGGACAGTCCCGGCCACATCGCCGGCGCCACGTTCCAGGGCATCGATGGCATTGACGGTGGTTTCTACGACAGTGGCAAGCCGCGGCCGATCGTTGGCCCAGGCTTCTACGATCCCGCCAACTTCAGCCTCGACAAGGTGGACTGGGAACGGCAGAAAACCACCGACACCGAGAAGAACCTGCGCCTGGACCTGGCCCGTGACTATGACGTGAAAGGCTACGCATCCCAGGTGAAATTCGGTGGCAAGGTCAGCCGGCGCGACAAGGACAACGATCTCGACGCCTGGGTGTACGAGGATTTCGATGACCTGGGGTTCACCGACGAGCAACTCGGTCTTGGCCAGTTCCAGAAGGGCAACGTCGACTACCGCCTGGGCCGGTTCGGCCCTGGGATCAGTGCCGGTGCCATCAAGCAATTGCTGGGAGGCCTCGATCGCGACGAGTTTTTCGACGAGCAGGAGTCGCGGGTCAACGACTTCAAGATGAGCGAAGACATCAACGCCGCGTACCTGATGAATACCGTCGACATCGACGATTGGCGCTTCATTGCCGGCATGCGCTACGAAGGCACCGAGTTCGAGGCCAAGGGCACCGGCGCCACCGACGGTGTCTTCACCGACACCGATACCCGACGCCAATACCACCATTGGCTACCCGGCCTGCACGCACGTTATCAGTTGGACAAGAACACCCAGGTGCGCGCGGCCTGGACCAAGTCCGTGGTGCGACCAACCTTCGGCCAACTGGCTCCGGGTTTTGTCATCGACGATGACGAGGCCACCTTCGGCAACCCGGACCTCAAGCCCCTGGAATCGAGCAATCTGGACCTGGGCATCGAACACTTCATGGGCCGCGCCGGCACCGTCTCGGCTTTCGTGTTCTACAAGGACATACAGAACTTCGTCTACAACACCGACCTGGCCGGCACCGGCGCCTGGACCGATTTCGCCGAAGCCCACAGTTTCGCCAATGGCGACAGTGCCAAGCTCTATGGCCTGGAACTGGCTTACTCGCAAAAATTCGATTGGCTGCCGGCGCCGTGGAACGGCCTGCTGCTGGGTGGCAACGCGACGTTCAGTCGATCCGATGCGCAAATCGAAGGGTTGGACCAGGCCAGTGGCACCCAGCGCAAGCGCAGCATTGACCTGCCAAACCAGTCGGACACGGTCGGCAACCTCATGTTGGGTTGGGAAAACGACAAGCTCAGCCTGCGCCTGTCGGCCAACTACAAATCGGCCTACCTGTACGAATTGGCCTCCATCAGCGACCGCGACCATGACCTGTATGTCGACGCCCAGACTTTCGTCGACTTCAGTGCCCGCTATTCGCTGACCAAGAACCTGCAAGTCAGCCTGGAAGCCCAGAACCTCACTGACGAGCCGTACTTCGTCTACACCGGCCACCGTTCCTACAACGGCCAATTCGAGGAATACGGCCCGACCTACAAGCTGGGGCTGACGTTTACCCATTTCTGAATAGACCCCGATTCCCCGTGGCAAGCACTTCGATTCTGGTTCCATGACAAGGATTTTTCCGTTGAACACAAAGTTGTCTTTTCCCAAGCATTACGTGTTGGCAATGATCGCCTGCCTGCTGGCCAGCCATGCACAGGCCGCTCCGAGCCTGAAGCTGCAACCCTGGACACAGGACCTGTCAGCGAACGCCGTGGCGTTCCTGCCCGGCGAGGCGGCCGGGCGGTTGCTGGCCGGGCGTGATGGGTTGCTGCTGCTCGATGACCAAGGGCGCGAACTGGCGCGTTTCAACGGCGCGTTCGATGGCCTGGATACCCGCGCCCTGGGCGCAAATGCGCTGGTGACCAGCCTCGACAGCAGTCGTCAGCAAGCGTTGCTGGTCAGCCTCGATCCGCAGAAGCGCCAGTGGGGCACACCGCTGTATCTGCCGACGCGGGATTTTCCGGTGAACGGCCTGTGCCTGTACCGGGACGAGGCGAGCAATCTGTTCGTCTTCCTGGTCGGTGAAGAAGGCCGGGGCGAGCAATGGCTGGTAGGCCATGGCGAGCAACTCAGCGAGACCGCACAGCGGGTGCGTGGCCTGCCGCTGCCGCCGGATGCCACGACGTGCCAGGTACAGGACGACGCCAGCCAGTTGTTCGTCAATGAAGAGCGGGTGGGTTGGTGGGCGTATCCGGCCTCGTCCGAGGCCGAGTCCGTGCGAGTGCCGGTGGCGATGCGGGCACCGTTCGGTGACATCCGCCACCTGGCCGGCGCCATGGCTGTGCTGCCGGGGGGCTTGCTCGGGCTGGACCCGCAAGCGGGGCAGTTGAATGTGTACCAGCAGCAAGGCCAGGCATGGGTTGCCAAGGGCGGCCTGCCGCTAACGGGGCTGAAGGAGCCGGAAAGCCTCGCCGTGCGCCTGACAAAAAACGGCGCCCAGCTGCTGCTGCGTGACGATGAAAGCGGCCGTCTCTACCAAGGCGACATCAATTGGCAGCCCACGCCGGTGCCGTTGGCGCCGAGGTTGCCCAATGTCGCCGCCATCGCCCAGAGCGAGCCGGTGGCCCGCCAAGGTGATGCGGCGGATGACCCGGCCATCTGGGTCCACCCGACCACGCCCGCCATGAGTCGGGTATTGGGCACCAACAAGAAGCAAGGCCTGCTGGCTTACGACCTGCAAGGCAAGTTGCTGCAAGAGCTGCCGGTGGGACGCCTCAATAATGTCGATGTGCGCAGCGGCCTCAAGCTGGGTTCGCAAACCATCGACCTGGCCGTGGCCAGCAACCGTGACCGCAACAGCCTGAGCCTGTTCAGCATAGATCGCGCCAGCGGTGAGTTGCGCGAAGCCGGCGAGATCGCGACGCCGCTCAAGGAAATCTACGGGATCTGTCTGTTCCAGCCCGACAGCGGCGAGTTGTATGCCTTCGCCAATGGCAAGGATGGGCAATTCCTGCAGTACCGCTTGCACGCTGCGGACGGCTCGATCAACGGCGAGTTGGTGCGTCAGTTCAGCGTCGACAGCCAACCCGAAGGCTGCGTGGCCGACGATCAGCGCCAACGCTTGTTCCTCGGCGAGGAAGATGTCGGCGTCTGGACCGTCGATGCCCGTGCCGACCAACCGGCCACCCTGGGCAGCGTGATCAAGGTCGGTGCGCAACTGCACGCCGATGTCGAGGGCATCGCCTTGTATCAAAGCGCCGGCCACGACTACCTGGTGATCTCCAGCCAGGGCAACGACAGCTATGTGGTGCTCGATGCCCAGCCACCCTATGCCGTGCGCGGAGCGTTCAGGGTCGGGCTGAACGCGGCGGCGAACATCGACGGGGCTTCGGAAACCGACGGCCTGGAGGTGGTTTCGGCCAACCTCGGGGGACCTTGGAGCCGGGGCATGCTGGTAGTCCAGGACGGGCGCAAGCGCATGCCCGAGCAAGCCCAGAATTTCAAGTTCGTGCCGTGGACCGACGTGGCGAAAGCGCTAGGCCTGCCTTGAAGGGCGCCGTCATCAACCGGTCACGAACATTTCATGCAATAGCAGTCCGACAGGAGTTCAACCCATGCAAGCCACACTGGAACACATGACGATCTGGGGCTTGATCAGCGACGCGAGCCTGCTGGTCAAGGCGGTCATGCTCACGCTGTTATTGGCCTCGTTGCTGAGCTGGTACCTGATCATCCAGCGCAGCACCGTGCTGCAGCGCAGCGAGCGCCAATTCAACGGTTTTCTCCAGCGCTTTCGCAGCAGCGCTGATCTGCTGCCGCTGTACCGCGAAACCGCCCAGGCGCGCGCGGAGGACGGCGGCGTGCTGCCGGTTTTCCATGCCGGTTACCAGGCGTTCATCCAACTGAACCTGCCTTCGGGCAGCCCTGCGGTGGTGCTCGAAGGCGTCGAACGCTCGCTTTACGTGGCCATCAGCGAACAAGAAATCCAGCTGGAAAAGGGCCTGCAGTTTCTGGCCACTGTCGGCTCGGTCAGCCCTTACATCGGCCTGTTCGGCACCGTATGGGGAATCATGAACGCCTTCCTGGGCTTGTCCCAGGTGCAACAGGCCAGTCTTTCCACCGTGGCGCCGGGCATCGCCGAAGCGTTGATCGCCACGGCCATTGGCCTGTTTGCCGCGATCCCGGCGGTGGTTGCCTATAACCGCCTGGCTGCGCGCGGGCAGACGCTGCTGACCCGCTACTACGCCTTTGGCAACGAATTGCAGGCCCGCTTGCATCGCAAGTTGCACGGTGCCTCGGTGAACCTGGCGACGGCCGCTTGAAGGGAGAGGGCAGATGTTAGTCAAGCCGCAACGCAAGCACGGGCCCAAGGCCGAAATGAATGTGGTCCCCTACATCGACGTCATGCTGGTGTTGTTGGTGATCTTCATGGTCACCGCGCCGATGCTGACCCAAGGCGTGAAGATCGAGCTGCCCAAGGTCGCCAGCGAAGCCTTGGCCAACGACGGCCGGCAGCGGATCCTGACGTTGTCGGTGAAAGCCGAAGGCGGCTACTACTGGAACCTCGGCGGCGAACTGGACACTCAGCACCAGACCGACAGCGCGGTGGACCTGGAGCAGCTGCGCGTGAAGGTGGCGCAGGTCGTCGCCGAGCGCAGCGATACCCAGGTCTACATCCGGGCTGATGGCCATGCCGATTACGCCCGGGTCGTTGCCGCCATGGCGGCCTTGCAGCAGGGCGGGGTGAGCAACCTGGGCCTGGTGACCGAGGCTGAACGATGACGGCGATGATCATGCACGGTTCGTCCATGGGGTGGCCGGTGCCGGGCCGCGAGGGCTTCTGGAAAAATGGCTTGGCGGCGGGCGGTGCCGTGGCGTTGCACGCCGCCGTCGTCGTACTGCTGGTGGCCGGTTGGACGGTGGAGAAACCGTCGGTGGAGGCGCCTCGGGTCCTGCGTACGCAACTGGTTATCCTGCCACCAGCCCCGGCTCCCCAGGCGCCCGCGCCCGTGGCGGCTGTCACACCGCAACCGGTCGAAGCGCCTGCGCCGCAGGTCGAGGCTCCCCGCCCCAAACCGGTCGAGGCAACGCCTGATCCGCAGCTTCAAGCAAGGAAGCTGGAGCAGGCTGCCTTGGCTCGCAAACGGGTCGAGGAGCGCAAGCGCGAACAACAGGCCGATGAGCAACGGCAGCGCCAGGAAAGTGAACGTCGTCGGCACGAAGCGGAGCAGCAGGCTGCGGAACAACAGCGCCAGGCCCAACAGGCCGAGGCGCTCGCCCAGCAACGCCGTGCCGAACAGGCGCGCCTGGCCGCCGACAGCCGCAGCTATCTGCCCCTGAGCAAAGAGGCACCGGACTATCCGCAACGGGCGTTGGACAAAGGGCTGGAAGGTGATTGCACTGTGGAGTACAGCGTGACGCCGGATGGACGGATCGAGAACCCGAAGGTGCTCGATGGCTGCCACCCCTTATTCATCCGACCGTCCCTGGCGGCCGCCCAGACATTCCGCTACCAGCCGCGGATCGTCGACGGCCGGGCGGTCACGGTGCCGGCGGTAAGGAATACCTTTCACTACCGAATCAAATAGTCTGGCGGACATCGGCGGTGGGCCGGTGCTGGCGCAACAGCTCGATCTGTTGGGCGGGAATCAAGGTGCGCAACGATTTATAAAGCGCCCGGGTCTCCAGCAGGTTCCAGACGCGCAACATGGTTTCCAGCGCATCGAGGGGCTTGCTGATGAAGTCCCTCGCGCCCAACGCCAGGGCCCGCAGGCGGGTGTCGCGGGTGGCGTCGGCGGTCAAGACCAGGATGGGCAGGTAGTCATTGGCCGGGATCCGCCGGTTGAGTTGCTCCAGCACCGCGAAGCCGTCGAACACAGGCATGTGCAGGTCCAGGATGACCAGGTCCGGCTCGAAACTGTTGAACAGGTCCAGGGTGCGCAGCGGTTCGGTGCTGCTCAGTACATTGTGCAACCCTTCGCGGGCCAGCAGTTGTTCCATCAGGTCGAGGTTGGGGCGCTGATCGTCAATGATCAGGATGCGCAAATCGCGATTCATGCGGACTCCGGTAAATAACGTTCCAGGTGGCCAAGGAAGGCCTGGATATGAATGGGTTTGGTCAGGATCGCGGTGGCGCCTGCGTCGCGCAGGGCGCGGTGGGCCAGGTCGCTGGCATCGGCGGTGATCATCAGCACTGGCGTCGACGCCGTGGCTGGGGATTGGCGCAGGCGGCGAAGAACTTCCAGGCCTTCCAGGTCAGGCAAGGTCACGTCCAGCAAGATCAACTGTGGCGTGTGCTGGCGAGCCAGGTCCAGGCCCATCTGGCCTTGCATGCTCGACAACAGCTGGATGCCCGGACGGCGTTGCATTAGGGTTTCGATCAGGGCCAGGCTCGACAGGTTGTCTTCGATGCACAGCACCTTGGCGTCGAACTCGGTGCGCGGACGCGCCACTTCCAGTGCAACCATCGGCGGCAGATGAGACCCGGACACGTGGGCGCAGGGCAGTTGCAGGGTGAAGCAGCAACCTTGTCCCGGATCACTGCGCACTTGCAGGTGGCCTTGCATCATCTCCAGCAGGCTCTTGCTCAGGGAAAGTCCGAGTCCGGTGCCTTCGACCTGTGGATCGGCGCCAAGGCGTTCGAATGGCTTGAACAGGCGGCCCAACAGCTCGGGGGCGATGCCATGACCGGTGTCGCTGATGGCGATGCTGACGTGGGGGGCTTGGACAATGACCTCGATGCGCACCTCGCCGCCCGGCCGGTTGTATTTGATGGCGTTGGACAGCAGGTTCAACAACACCTGGACCAGGCGTTGGCGGTCGGCAAGCACGCCGCTGCCGTCGGGCAGCAAGGGAAGCTCGGCCAAATGGATACCGGCGTCGGCGGCCATTGGCGATACCAGGGTCAAGGCTTCGTGCAGCACCGCCGGCAGGCCGATCGGTTCGATGTTCAACGGCAGTCGACCCGCTTCGATCCGGGCGATGTCGAGCACCTCGTTGATCAACGCCAGCAAGTGCTGGCCCGCCCGGAGGATGTGACTGACCTGCGGGCGCTGGCCAGCGATGGAATCCATGTCCAGCAGTTGCGCGAAGCCCAGGATGGAGTTCAACGGCGTACGCAGTTCGTGGCTCATGCGGGACAGGAACTCACTCTTGGCGCGACTGGCGCTTTCGGCTTCCTCGCGGGCCGTGCGCAGGGCTATCTCGGCGGCACGCCGGTCGGTAATGTCGCGGGTGATCTTGGAGAAGCCGCGCAGGGCGCCGGTGCCGTCGTATTGGGCGGTGATCACCACGCTGGCCCAGAACCGACTGCCGTCCTTGCGGCATCGCCAGCCTTCTTCCATGTAGTGACCGTCGCGGGTGGCCTCGAGCAGGGCCATGTCCGGGTGCGCCGGGCATTCTTCGGCGAGGTAGAACAGCGAGAAATGCCGGCCAAGCACTTCCTGTTCGGTATAACCCTTGATCCGCTCGGCGCCGACATTCCACGTGATCACATGGCCCTGGGCGTCCAGGGCGAAAATCCCATAGTCCTTCACGCCGTCGATGATCAGTCGCAGGCGTTCTTCGTTATCGCGCAAGGCTCGCTCGCGCTCGGCCAGCAATTGCCCGGCCTCCACCAGGCGCGTGCCCAGTTGGCCGATTTCATCCCGCTCCGGTGGTTGTGGCAGCAGCGGTTGGCCCAACGCCAGGCGCTGGGCGTTGCCTTGTACCTTCTGGACCCTGGCAACGATGCCCTTGGACAGGAACAGCACCGCGACGATGGCGCCAAACAGCCCGCACACCGCCGCCAGCAGGGTCGCGAACAACAGGCGCATGCGCGTGGCCGAGGCGGCGGCGCTGCGCTCGGCGAGCAAGGCGTCTTCGCGGATGCGCATGGCGCTGATCTGTTCGCGCAACACATCCAGTACTTGTTTGTTTTCGATCAGGATGGCGGTAATGGTCGCGGTGTCATCGCCCTTGCCTGTGCGCAGGGCGACCAGCCCCTTGAGTTTTTCGCCGATCAGCGGCGTGATGGTCTTGAGATGCTCGCGCATCCTGGCGTCGCGGATGTTGTGATCCAGGCGTTGCAATGCGGCCTGGATCTTCGGTGTGGCCTGTTCATAGCCTGGCAGGAAATCTTCGCGACGGGTCAACAGATATCCGCGCACGCTGGCGGCCGCTTCGGCCAGCAAGGTGTGCACCGCCTGGATGTCGCCCTGCACCAGCAGGACACGGCGGACATCTTCCTCGGCGCGGGCGGTCTGGCGCTCAGTGATATAGATCAGCACCAAGGACAGCAACAGGACCACCAATGGCAGGGAGATCACCACCAATGCCTTGCCGCGCAAGGGCAGGTTGGCCCAACGTCGGGCGGCGAGAAACCTCATGGCCATTGTCCGGAAGGTTGCGCGACCAGCCCCAGGGCAACACCGCGCACGGCGGCCTGGGTTCGGTCGGCGGCGCCAAGCTTGCCGATGACCCGTTCCACGTGGGCCTTCGCGGTGCCGGGGGCGATGCCGAGCTTTTCGCCGATTTCACGGTTGCTGAACCCGCTCGCCACCAGACCGAGCACCTGGCGCTCGCGGGTTGTCAGCGCCTGGACCTGCGGCGCACCGCTTGCGCCGCGCTCGGCCATGCGTCGCAAGAGGCGGGCGCTGACCGCGCTGTTGAGGGCTTCTTCGCCCTGGGCGACCCGTTTCAGCGCATCGAGCATCTCGGCACGGCTGGCATCCTTGAGCAAATAGCCGACGGCACCTGCCCCAATGGCGGCTTCGAGGTGGTCGGGACTATCGTCCATGGTGAAGACCATCACCTTGATCTGTGGCTGGCGCTGCTTGAGGATGCGCGCCGCACCAAGGCCGTTGAGCACCGGCATGCGGATATCGAGGATGGCGATGTCGGGCTGCAACCGCTCACACAGATCGAGTGCCTCCTGGCCGTCGCACGCCTGGCCGACCACTTCGAACCCTTCAATGCCGGCGAGCATGGAAATGAAACCGGTACGGGTGACTTCGTGATCGTCGGCCAGCAGTAGGCGCACGGGACGGTTCATGGATGTTCTCCTTGGATTGGCAGCGGCACGCTGGCCAACAAGCGGGTGCCACCACCGGGTTCGCTGCGACAGTCCAGGTGGCCACCGAGCAGGCTTGCGCGTTCCTGCATGGCCGCCAGGCCCAGATGGCTGGAGCCATGGCTTTCAATGGGTGGCTCGAGGGCAAATCCACGGCCATCGTCCTCGACCCGCAACGTGGCCAGCCCGTCACCCACCGTCAAGCCCAGGCACACGTGCCGGGCCTGGGCATGCTTGAGGATATTGTTGATGCCTTCCTGGGCGATGCGGAACAGGGCAATCTCGGCGTTTGCCGACAGCCGCGCGGTACTGTGCCTGGTCCAGTCCACCACCAGTCCGGCTTCGCGCAGGCGATCGGCTTCCTTGTCGATGGCGCTGTACAAGCCAAAATCATCCAGCACATGGGGGCGAAGGCCGCCAATCAATTGCCGACTCTCGCCGACGCAGCGCTGGGCCAGGTCGAGGATGGCCTGGAGTTCATTGTCCAGTGTCGACGCCATTGGCGAGCAGCGTCCGGCAAACCCTTGCAGGCGCTGGTGCAGCCCCGCGAGGTTCTGCGCCAGGCCATCATGCAGGTCATAGGCCACGCGCTTGCGTTCGTCTTCCTGGGCAGTGAACAGTCGATGGACCAGCTCGGACATCGTCCGCTCCCGTGCTTGCAACGCCTGGAGCAGTCGGCTGTTTTCCATGTGCGCCGCCAGCAGCGTCGCGAGCAATTGCAGTGACTCGATGTCTTCGTTGTCGGGGGCGCCCAAGGGCACGCTGTTGCCCAGCAGCAGGGCGCCGAACACGATGCCGTCCGCACCTCGCAACGGCATGCGCAACACCTGCGCCAGGGCTTTGCCCGGGCAGTCCAACCATTGCGGTTCCGGCGCCGAAGGCTGCGCGAGACTGGCCAGCAGGTCGAGTCCATCGCCGCTGCCGTGGCTGGCAACGGTCTGCAGCGTGGTGTCCGGCGTCCACTCCAGCAACAGGCCATGGTCCATGGCGACGAAGGCGCACGCTCGCTGCACCGCACGCTGGCGCATCTGCGCCAACGGCAGCCGGGTCAGCTCATGGCCGGTACCCAGCAAAAGACCCAGGCGTGCCGCCCGGCTTTGCGACTGGCGATATTGGCTGCGCATCGCCAGGGCGCTGCCTGGGTCATGGGGTGGGCTTTGCAATGGGGGAACTCCAGCGTGGAAGGGCATCGGCCCGTAAGTGATTGGCTTCATTAGACCTTGCGATCGGCACCCAGCCTATCTGCCGAATGGCATAGGCGATCGGCACCGGTTGGCCGATGGCGGGCACCGCGTGGACCGGCAAAGTGGGGCCATTGAAACCCAAAGGAACGCAACGATGAAAATGAAAACCTGTGCCATTGCCGCTTTTTTCCTGCTGGCCGCGCCATTTGTCCAGGCCGTGGAAACCGTGCCGTTCGTATACCGCACCGTCGCCGAGCTACCGCAAAAGCAAACCGACCGGGAAATTGCGGGGCTGTTCGACCGTTGGAACGTGGCACTGCAAACCGGCAGCGCCAGCGCCGTGACCGCCCTCTACGCCCCGGATGCGATATTGCAACCGACTGTTTCCAACAAGGTGCGCAGCACTCCAGAACAGATCCAGGACTACTTTGTGCACTTCCTGGCAGGCAAGCCGGTCGGCGTGATCAACTACCGGGAGATCCGTCACCTGGGCGCCGACGCGGCGATGGACAGTGGCGTCTACACCTTCACGCTGACCCAGGCCGACGGTTCCAAACGCGAGGTGCAGGCGCGCTACACCTTCCTCTACGAGCGACTCGACGGGCAGTGGAAGATCATCAACCATCACTCGTCGGCCATGCCCGAAGTGCCCAAGACCCTGCACGCAAGCCACTGAGACGGACGGCGCCCTTGTGGTCCAGGGCGCTGATTCATCGACCATCTTCTACTGCCTTGTATTAAAGCCTTGGAATAGCCTGCGGATATTAATTAGAATCAGTCTCATTAACGACATT
This genomic interval carries:
- a CDS encoding sensor histidine kinase; translated protein: MQSPPHDPGSALAMRSQYRQSQSRAARLGLLLGTGHELTRLPLAQMRQRAVQRACAFVAMDHGLLLEWTPDTTLQTVASHGSGDGLDLLASLAQPSAPEPQWLDCPGKALAQVLRMPLRGADGIVFGALLLGNSVPLGAPDNEDIESLQLLATLLAAHMENSRLLQALQARERTMSELVHRLFTAQEDERKRVAYDLHDGLAQNLAGLHQRLQGFAGRCSPMASTLDNELQAILDLAQRCVGESRQLIGGLRPHVLDDFGLYSAIDKEADRLREAGLVVDWTRHSTARLSANAEIALFRIAQEGINNILKHAQARHVCLGLTVGDGLATLRVEDDGRGFALEPPIESHGSSHLGLAAMQERASLLGGHLDCRSEPGGGTRLLASVPLPIQGEHP
- a CDS encoding SgcJ/EcaC family oxidoreductase; protein product: MKMKTCAIAAFFLLAAPFVQAVETVPFVYRTVAELPQKQTDREIAGLFDRWNVALQTGSASAVTALYAPDAILQPTVSNKVRSTPEQIQDYFVHFLAGKPVGVINYREIRHLGADAAMDSGVYTFTLTQADGSKREVQARYTFLYERLDGQWKIINHHSSAMPEVPKTLHASH